AATGGTGGCATACTTGGTCATCTGCTCAGCGTGGTGATTCTGAGCTGCTGTGGCATTCTTCTCCGTCGTGTCTTGGTTGAGGCAGAATGTTTTTGAGCTGGATCTCTGCTTCTTCTCAGTCCTTCCTGCAGGTGGTGAAGGGGTGTTTGTGCTGCATCTGCGGGCTTTTGGCGAGGAGCCTTTAGTCGCCCGCGTGGCTTTGCTCCCTTGCTCATCTTGAGGTAGATTTTCGGGCGCCGTAGAGGATTCTTGTCCTCCTGCCCCACAGTGGAGCAGATCTCTGGACTCGGCAGGTTTGGATGATAACGGCTGCCGGTTTGATTCAGCTGACCTCATCTCCTGTGATCCCTTCTCTGTCGTTCTCTCCTCACTGCGGATCTGGAGGCAGTCCACAGTGTGCACCTCATCATGGGCCACTACAGTGCCATTCTGACATTGATACTGAGTCGACTCGGGCTTCATCTTCCATTTTGAGCCTGCAGGTACAGGTAGAAAACAATAGCATCTATCAAATATGATCTCAGTTTAATGTATAACCTAGTATTATCGCCTCCACCAAACAGTCAAGTGTCAGTTTACATCCACGACTTTCCAAATGGCATCACTTGATCCTAATTGTCATAATTATCAATTCTTGAGGCATTGgccaaaaacatgtttgtaaGGTCACAGAGACTTTTGAAAACCAAATCCCAATCAGTTCAACCTTAAGTGCAAGTGGACCTTTGTGCCAGATTTGAAATTTTTTGAAGACATTTCTGAGAAATCAAATTCAAGAGAatagacaaaaaacacaacccGGTTTCTGGAAGGTCTTTCCCATTTAGGACTGAGTGGACCTGTTGAGGACTGAGTGGTTACTTTTAGTGACCACACAAACCAAAGTGTGACGAACCTCTGATCTCATAAATCAGATACAAGTGTGTATTAATAGATGTGCAGATAACTTACTGCTGCTGCCCTCTGTGGCAGTCTTGGGGTAAACCTGCAGGCCTGGAGGGAGCGAATGCTGCAGGAGGTGCATGTGGAAGTCATTCTCACTCTGAACAGCTTTCTGTATGCGCAGCTTGAAGATGTTGGTGAAGTAACAGGTGGCATCAAACCCCAAATACACTACAGGGTATCCAATGCTGAATGTCAATACAAAGGGTGAAGACAACGTTAGAATATGTGTGACATTGTCAcattgaaaaaaacacatcttggCAAACAGATTTCTATTAGTAATGAATAGTCTaattatagataaatagataataTAGATAATTATCTTTCTTTTGTTACCTGATAGTTCATTAGCTAGTTGCATAAAAGTTAATTTACTCCTTTATTAAATGGTTCACAAACATCTAGAAAAAGTCATAATATCACACAGGGGATTAATAAGAGTTTAAAAATGATGCTTTTTTTAATCGCAACTCAATTCATTTTATGTAAGAAAATTCCCTTCAGGGCCGAAAGATTTATGTTAAATGAACATACCAGTGTGCAGCAAAAAAATGAGACAGGTTGGCATGAGAGGTTTTAAGGTCTTTGAGTCGAAGTGAAGCCTCTGTGTACACAAGCAGAATCCACAGGGACACCGTCGATATGCAGATGCCTTTCTCTGCAGACAAATATGAAATAATCAGATGTGAAGAGATTGAAAGAGTACTTGCTCAAATCAAATCACCAATAATTCAATCACATTGTGAGTAACTCACTATAAAAGCTCCATATTTACTACAAACAAAGTGTAATTGTTTATGACAGTAATAGAGTTTGGTATATTTTGTCATATGTGTGTTAAAAAACAGAATACAACTAACTAatcacatactcacctgtatgCCATATGTAATTGAATAACACATAGGTGCTTGCCACAAAGAAGAGCCAGTGCAAAGGcacaaaaattaaacaaaagatgTCCAGAgtgaaggcagcacagacaaaaacaacacaaataacctgcaaaaaaacaaaacattaatttcAATTAAATGCACCGGATTCATTCCGTGGGATTATTATTGTCTTTGCACACTATATTAAATCTCACAGTCGAGGTTCTCACCAGCCCATGGCAGTGGAAAGTGGTGTATACACTCCCAAAGAAGAGCCAGCATGGCCACAAGTACTCCAGTCTGAATTCAAGCATGAAATCTGCCAGCAGCACCAACGTCCACATCATCATAAACTTCAGGAAGGTGTACGCACTGCAAATAGACAGATTGAGTTATTATACATAAAGCCTCAGCAGggtaaatgtaaaaacaacgaGTGTTCTCTGCTCTGATTCTAGCAAATAAAGCCTTCTAAGTcaaaacattaaacacacaaacaaaagccaaTAAGAGACTAATCGGATACATGTTGCTAAACCTATAATTGAGCAGCTGCATCTTAAAATTGCAGTCCATGCCTTTAAGTAGAGGCAGAACAATGACTGTTCCCTCATTCATGTCATCAGGCAACCACGAGCCAAGCAGGAGCTGTGGTTTCCTCCTTTGTTCTGCTCGCCCAAGGAATCACATCACCCCTTCTTTGTTTGGTAACCATGGCAATATTTCAtctggaggagagaggcagcGCCATACCATCCTTATTGCACATGAAAGTTTTAAATGTCCCCTTTTAATCTTACAGATGTGAAATGTATATGAATTTAACCGACAGCTAATTTACACTaattaaaatactaaatatgcAACAATAACAAGCTATAATTTATCTAAAAGAGTGAGGGACAAAGGGGAAGACGACACATCTTCAGTTAAAATGTGCCTTCCGTTACGAAGGGCGATTTTAATTAATCCCACTGCTATTTTTACTATAACAACcaatattgtaataatatataaaacaatatgcaaGTTAATCTTTAAGAGTAAGGAAGGTGATATATGAAGGACTACAGTCCCGTACGTAAATTGTAAATCAAGTTCGAAAACACTTTATAATATTTCCATTcgtctttaatgtatttatttaccaaATACAGAAGGTGTACCACAATGAAAGGAGTAggattcataaaaacaaaagaaggcaGTGTTTGTATTTCAATATACAGTAGCCTCGGCTTATCCGTTTTTATTTACTGAATTGCTCGTGTGTAACAATGACATTGAAACAAGTGGCTTCTTTCTCTCGAGGCAGTCTTCTCTCATCTGGACTCTTGTCTAGACGTTttcaaattcagttttttttatttattttgtttttgtgctaaAGTTGCCGCTTTTCCTTTCgcccaaaaaggaaaaaatacaGCGGATAAAAAAAACCAACACGTCCACTGCACGCAGCCTTTCGCCTAATTTGGGACGCACGAGACGCAAGCAGATGTCACGAGCGGAGCAGAAGCAGGCCGACGTCAACTCGCACTGCTGCTGATTTCTGCCTTTCAGAAAACAATATCGGGGGGAAGTAAGTCGCACAACATCTCCTCACGCCTGTCTGCGCAGCTCAACCGCAGTGAAGCGGACACACAGCCCCGGACCCGGCTCGCATCGCGCGTGAGACACTAGACGAAAGGACGTGGGGCGCGAGGCGGACAGGTGAGCATAATGACGACGGCGGAAATTCACACAAAGACGAGGCACCACAACAAAAGCAAGCCTCCGCCAGGCGACGAAGCTCACAGCGCTAATGGTAGCTACCTTTCAGACAGCCTCTCcgttattttcatttttttcattttccgtAGCCTGCTCGCGTCCACATAACGTTTCTTCATCGTATGGCTTCTGCTCCCTCCGTGCGGCTCGTTGCTACACCGCGGCCGCGGCAGCGGAGGTAGAAAAAGGGCACCGTGAAACGAAGGAGATCCCTTCGTTGTGGAGGAAGATGTTCAGCTCAACCTGTGATGATGTCTGGCAACATCTCCAGTCTCCCGACGGCTCTGCGCATGCTCAGTGGATGTTGTACCTACAAGTGTTCATCGCAGGAGGGGAGCAGAACAAcacactgtgtttttatttatattatactatTGTAGTGATGATACTAatagtaattttttttttttgccgggAGCTTTAcagacacaatttaaaataataacacatattCTTATGATAAATGCAACAATAAAACGAACATCCTACAAAAACATGTTCTTTGAActattttagatttagattagGGTTTCTCCTGGACTCCACATTTAGAATCACAGACAATGTACATGTATCAAGTCAGGTAAATTTgatttatatagcccaatatcacaaatgtgcTTCTAGGAACCTAACATCTTAGGGCTGTATGGACCCTGACGAAGCCCTCTTTGCAAGATACATGTATGCGTCTATATGTCTTGTGACAGCGCTGATAAGTACtcctttgtttgtaaatgtCAAAAACTGTGTGATATTCAATCTGTAGCGATTAATTACACAGAATCCTCTTCTTGCCAGAATGAATACTTTAGAGATACATTTAGTGTTTTTGATTTGTCATTTCAGCTTAAAACGTCTTAACATCTGGTAAGGTAAAATCTTGCTACAACaacatttattcatatatttaaaaaatatatataatttttgcATATAAAATCAGTTATTTAAGTTTATTTAAGAACATATATTGTCACAACCTGGCTCAAAGGCCCATACCCCTAGTGGACAGGAGGGGTCGTCACACCCGCTGCATAAAAACAATATTCCCACCAGGAATACTGACTTTTTAACGCAAACTACATTGATTTCATGTTCACAGATTCCTTACCGGCCTTTGTGCATCTCCTAATCAATCCACAGCCACTCCAACATGTGGAGAAGCATCTAAGAGTCAGAGTTGAGAAGGAAGACCAGAGAGTTTTCACTGTAATATGAAACAGCACCAGATTGAACAGCAAGGTTCCTCAGTGGGGCCAGTTCATGCATAGAGAAGCAGGAACGCATGGTCAACACACAGAACGGAAATTTCCATAATAACCAGCTACCAAAAAAAATACCATAAGCGCCAATCCGAAGTAGCATCCAGAAGATTCTTCTGACACAACGGCTCACTAGTCAACCAAGTTGTCCACAGACGCGCAACACAAAGAGGCAACCCAACTACAATCGCTCACACCAACCAAGGCATGAACAATAGTGCTTATGGTCACAGTAACAGTTCACCACATCCCTCCATTAACTACCAATGTGCGTACCATGAACCATTATCTACTGCACACTCTGCAGGAGAAGTCTTCAGGTTCTCAAGGTTAACACCTGGAAGGTGCCTGGGTCCAACTACCCAGACACCCAAAAGGCTGTGCAATGCTTTCATTACAGTCCAGAATTATCTTTTGTAATGCACATAATGTTGAAAACATTGAGTAGTTATTAAATAGTGTGTTCCCGGATCATATCCGTGACATGTTGGGGCTGATATCCAGTGCGAGTTTCTGTTATGGTAAATATTTGATGCTTTGGCCTACATTACAGTGGAACACTTTACTACAGTGAAGTGTGTAAAGCATTTCTTAAACATGTATATActtattatttttagttttgCTTTTTGACTTATCTTTAAAGTATATATTCTTACAAAAAGAGACTCagttacacagacacacaacgaTTCTGTGTAAATGAGCGCTACAGATTGA
The nucleotide sequence above comes from Cyclopterus lumpus isolate fCycLum1 chromosome 24, fCycLum1.pri, whole genome shotgun sequence. Encoded proteins:
- the si:dkey-12h9.6 gene encoding macoilin-1, with protein sequence MKKRYVDASRLRKMKKMKITERLSESAYTFLKFMMMWTLVLLADFMLEFRLEYLWPCWLFFGSVYTTFHCHGLVICVVFVCAAFTLDIFCLIFVPLHWLFFVASTYVLFNYIWHTEKGICISTVSLWILLVYTEASLRLKDLKTSHANLSHFFAAHCIGYPVVYLGFDATCYFTNIFKLRIQKAVQSENDFHMHLLQHSLPPGLQVYPKTATEGSSSSKWKMKPESTQYQCQNGTVVAHDEVHTVDCLQIRSEERTTEKGSQEMRSAESNRQPLSSKPAESRDLLHCGAGGQESSTAPENLPQDEQGSKATRATKGSSPKARRCSTNTPSPPAGRTEKKQRSSSKTFCLNQDTTEKNATAAQNHHAEQMTKLEQELRRLKGELQVSRQSEQELRSHICNLTNSERSLRPEVSLLRQSNMLLQSKILCLTKTKQRDKQSSAMLEKKTRAETEARLSVEKQLAELQAQKLEEAAITARSLTNRQEHCETQMLRKRVKDLETEYKQLQLECQVKESRVLDLENDVEALGKYRCVEKETDMLLSTLSAMQEKAQHLEYNLSAETRIKLDLFSALGDARRQLEIAQDKVMRQDREIKEMKQKIAEVMAVSPAVSYMAPRPPVPQYLTKLLNSERYMLNPRALMYQCLKK